One Pleuronectes platessa chromosome 9, fPlePla1.1, whole genome shotgun sequence genomic region harbors:
- the nhsa gene encoding actin remodeling regulator NHS: protein MPFAKRVVEPQFLCRYQVPNEEAVLFEDLVSVSHVALSRTLRQLSDLAKHACSIFQELESDLASTSLRVRGLQRKIGRLEQTCSELDPKQEAVPVSNLDVESKLTTHYQAPWHQQRNIFHHSTRPVCVEELHRQANLSLWALHRDYQSRRSGSRERRVTISISAVPPMPRIPSPHIIKRQERSGTNSTTFESIRSSSPTECCHFSPWSRKAAPSDPDTDGVALGHRSKFPILNIPSTLDKQTNWSEALPLPTPEERMKSNSHVITSCVIPINVTGVVFDRDASVRCSLVHSQSLLQRRRKLRRRRTVAGIPRQVQQDLDSDDSPSSRERTVIVHVSPNITPSNEELDSHFSTRDSGCQTEDFLISGAPSRRRIRAQRVQGVSLSLSYSAGNITSLPDRADAMFTASVDARLRSRSLPRDTSRIMDNGQNDSYDEEELCPFDPENFLPVPRKLLLKDEEESTDDQAISEHQLGLKYKQLSESPERSWMERTRSHLPRKTDMGSCEISSSSDTFSSPVHSGSAAGVLAGQMDHKEDHQSSSGNWSGSSSTCPSQTSETIQPAASPPLTSSSHCDSELSLNAATHNNDDPTGFMLDHYQGIRTQRTGSFSSTAMDILEEAGVSTPIEQEWSYPHPEIERPQDFSPEPNREAESSLGCPSYTSMVTCESSYSDKPPSEKADNVSHYSVDSEGYYTSLHFDCGMKGSKSFTYNYGASGSDCGLSDISGHMSLSRRCLSLRKPKAKPSPPKRSSSLRKICSDGNIHDTKEPKITCGQQRPLSSKERRLQLALCGSPGLIENSSRSREPLVVWGVEDPVDLPDLGAFSSTDAHSFKDDGVVQSDYADLWMLNDLKSSDPYRSLSNSSTATGTTVIECMKSQESSESQTSQSGSRATTPSLPSVEGEFKLSSPERLAGLASPSSGYSSQSETPTSSFPSTFFPGPLSPPSGKRKPKVPERKSSLPSLSLQSLSCRDGANSKKDLELPIIPPSHLDLSALQGVNKALAYRTQIQILQQNKHKAAAAPTYSEVFNTRPLSITPTVLHSVQLRSFNKDTEESHEDRTTFKLKCPTVNLKSTLSSSKSLELKSPLLYSSRPHYTSSQEFSKSMFSSNEELACGEAACQSELRTEPDKDSSLESETACRLQSEPSADVRDTTTSQEEEMCRESVEIPVCSVDCSPQSEPVAQPRSEPSEEQLCSTPSVLHSSPSGSHSLDEVSATDGQSESIQESPISNEDYKEEECDSSGVSAESASQDGKDESTPETEDYFNKDSTPSDTVVSPLSDESRPEDDNVFLSPNRTRTTEDLFAMIHRSKRKVLGRKDSTESGAKNRLNTASANTPPSSTISSPVSLVSPTSAVTPPGPQRVPVPIYRNVKKSSTSNEEFKLLLLKKGSRSDSSYRMSATEILKSPIAPKSPGDSLTDSPGPPEDFSSPLQQQQLNSGPDQVSSPYPRAYSEGFSPKSFPTSAASRQGRPRIPPPANSSRYGMRSRLFSAPMQAISEGEAENSDGSPHDDRSSQGST, encoded by the exons ATTACCAGAGCAGACGATCGGGCAGCAGGGAGCGGAGGGTCACCATCTCCATCTCAGCCGTGCCCCCGATGCCCAGGATCCCTTCCCCTCACATCatcaagagacaagagagaagTGGCACGAATTCAACCACG TTTGAATCCATCCGCTCCTCCTCCCCTACCGAATGTTGTCACTTCTCTCCCTGGAGCAGAAAG GCTGCGCCCTCTGACCCTGACACTGATGGGGTGGCTCTAGGTCACCGGTCTAAGTTTCCCATCCTTAACATCCCCTCCACCCTGGACAAGCAGACTAACTGGTCTGAAGCCTTGCCGCTGCCTACCCCAGAGGAGCGAATGAAAAGCAATTCCCACGTCATCACCTCATGTGTCATCCCCATTAATGTGACTG GGGTTGTCTTTGACAGAGATGCTAGTGTGCGCTGCTCGCTCGTTCACTCCCAGTCGTTGCTTCAGAGAAGAAGGAAGCTGCGGAGACGGAGGACTGTCGCTGGCATTCCCAGACAGGTGCAGCAAGATTTGG ACTCTGATGACTCTCCAAGTTCTAGAGAGCGGACAGTGATCGTTCATGTCAGTCCAAACATCACTCCCTCTAATGAGGAGCTGGACAGCCATTTCAGCACGAGAGACTCAGGTTGCCAAACTGAAGACTTTCTGATCTCTGGAGCCCCGTCTCGCAGGAGGATCAGGGCCCAAAGAGTCCAGGgagtctccctctccctctcttactCTGCAGGCAACATCACCTCCTTGCCCGACAGAGCTGACGCCATGTTCACTGCCTCTGTGGACGCACGCCTGCGCTCAAGGAGTCTGCCTCGAGACACGAGCAGGATCATGGATAACGGGCAAAATGACAGttatgatgaggaggagctttGCCCCTTCGACCCAGAGAACTTCCTGCCTGTACCCAGGAAGTTGCTTCtgaaggatgaagaggagagcaCAGATGACCAGGCCATTTCTGAACACCAGTTGGGCCTCAAGTACAAGCAGCTCTCTGAGAGTCCAGAGCGCAGCTGGATGGAGAGGACCAGATCCCATCTGCCCAGGAAGACGGACATGGGCAGCTGTGAGATCTCCTCTAGTTCAGACACCTTCAGCAGCCCTGTCCATTCCGGCTCTGCTGCAGGGGTGCTGGCAGGCCAGATGGACCACAAGGAGGACCACCAGTCTTCTAGCGGAAACTGGAGCGGGAGCAGCTCCACCTGCCCCTCACAAACCTCAGAGACTATCCAACCTGCAGCCTCTCCACCACTGACCAGCTCCTCACACTGCGACTCCGAACTCTCCCTAAACGCCGCCACTCACAACAATGACGACCCAACCGGCTTCATGCTGGACCACTACCAGGGCATCAGGACCCAGCGGACgggctccttctcctccacagcGATGGACATATTAGAGGAAGCAGGGGTCAGCACTCCCATCGAGCAGGAGTGGAGTTACCCCCACCCCGAGATTGAGCGCCCCCAGGATTTCAGCCCCGAGCCAAACAGAGAAGCAGAGAGCAGCCTAGGCTGCCCAAGCTACACCAGCATGGTCACCTGCGAGAGCAGCTACTCTGACAAACCGCCATCAGAGAAGGCAGACAATGTGTCCCACTATTCTGTGGACAGTGAAGGGTACTACACCTCCTTGCACTTTGACTGTGGAATGAAAGGTAGCAAAAGCTTTACTTATAACTATGGCGCCTCTGGCTCCGACTGTGGCCTGTCTGACATAAGTGGTCACATGTCGCTGTCGAGACGCTGCCTCTCTTTAAGAAAGCCTAAGGCGAAGCCATCTCCACCGAAGAGGAGTTCATCCTTAAGGAAAATATGCAGTGATGGCAATATCCATGACACGAAGGAACCAAAGATTACATGTGGGCAGCAACGTCCACTGTCTTCCAAGGAGAGGAGACTGCAGCTAGCTTTGTGCGGCTCTCCGGGTCTTATAGAAAACTCCTCACGGTCCAGAGAGCCCCTTGTGGTCTGGGGGGTGGAGGACCCAGTCGATCTACCCGACCTAGGTGCTTTTAGCTCCACAGATGCACATTCGTTCAAGGATGACGGGGTCGTTCAGTCAGATTATGCAGATCTGTGGATGCTGAATGATTTAAAATCCAGCGATCCTTACCGATCTTTGTCAAACTCAAGCACAGCTACAGGTACGACTGTTATCGAGTGCATGAAGTCGCAGGAGAGCTCAGAGTCACAGACATCCCAGTCTGGATCCAGAGCCACCACTCCCTCACTGCCGTCAGTCGAGGGTGAGTTTAAGCTGTCCTCTCCAGAGAGGTTAGCAGGCCTGGCCAGCCCATCCAGCGGCTACTCTAGTCAGTCAGAGACCCCCACCTCTTCATTCCCCTCCACCTTCTTTCCCGGGCCACTGTCACCACCCAGTGGTAAGAGGAAGCCTAAAGTCCCTGAAAGGAAGTCTTCCCTTCCTTCCTTGTCCCTGCAGTCGCTCTCCTGCAGGGATGGAGCCAACTCGAAGAAAGACCTGGAGCTGCCCATaatccctccctcccaccttgACCTAAGTGCCCTTCAGGGTGTCAACAAGGCCTTGGCTTACAGGACACAGATTCAAATCCttcagcaaaacaaacacaaagctgctgcagcaccCACTTACTCAGAGGTGTTCAACACCCGGCCCCTGTCCATCACACCCACCGTGCTGCACTCAGTGCAGCTCCGCTCCTTCAATAAAGACACAGAGGAAAGTCATGAGGACAGAACAACTTTCAAACTGAAGTGTCCGACAGTGAACTTGAAAAGCACACTTTCCAGTAGTAAATCATTAGAGCTGAAGAGTCCACTGTTATACAGCTCACGTCCTCACTACACATCTTCGCAGGAGTTCTCTAAATCAATGTTTAGCTCTAATGAGGAGCTTGCATGTGGAGAAGCtgcatgtcagagtgagctgAGGACCGAGCCGGACAAAGACTCTTCTCTAGAGAGTGAGACAGCGTGCAGGCTCCAATCAGAGCCGTCAGCAGACGTCCGTGACACAACCACAAGCCAGGAAGAAGAGATGTGCAGAGAGTCGGTAGAAATACCTGTCTGCTCTGTGGACTGCAGCCCACAGTCAGAGCCCGTAGCACAACCGAGAAGTGAGCCCTCTGAAGAACAGCTGTGTTCAACTCCCTCTGTTCTGCACAGTTCACCCAGTGGATCCCACAGTCTTGATGAAGTGTCTGCTACTGACGGTCAATCTGAGTCGATTCAAGAGAGTCCAATCAGCAATGAAGATTACAAAGAGGAGGAATGTGACTCGTCAGGTGTTTCAGCAGAAAGTGCCTCCCAGGACGGGAAGGACGAGTCCACACCAGAGACAGAGGATTACTTCAATAAAG ACTCCACACCCAGTGACACTGTAGTGTCGCCGCTGAGTGATGAGTCACGGCCAGAGGACGACAATGTGTTTCTGTCACCCAACAGAACTCGCACCACTGAGGACTTGTTTGCAATGATACACAG GTccaaaaggaaagtgttgggtCGGAAAGACTCCACTGAGTCGGGTGCGAAGAACCGTCTTAATACTGCATCAGCAAACACACCACCCAGCAGCACCATCAGCTCCCCAGTCTCACTGGTGTCGCCCACCTCCGCCGTGACCCCACCGGGGCCGCAGAGAGTCCCTGTGCCCATCTACAGGAACGTAAAGAAGTCTAGCACCTCCAACGAGGaatttaaactgctgctgctcaaaaaGGGCAGCCGCTCAGATTCCAGTTACCGCATGTCAGCGACAGAGATCCTCAAGAGCCCCATCGCTCCTAAATCTCCAGGAGATTCTCTGACCGATTCGCCCGGGCCGCCCGAGGACTTCTCGTCCCCCttgcaacaacagcagcttaATTCAGGGCCAGATCAGGTCTCCAGCCCCTACCCCAGAGCCTACTCTGAGGGCTTCTCTCCCAAATCCTTCCCCACATCGGCTGCCTCCAGGCAGGGCCGCCCCAGAATCCCCCCGCCCGCCAACAGCAGCCGCTACGGCATGCGCAGCAGACTGTTCTCAGCTCCCATGCAGGCCATTTCCGAGGGTGAGGCGGAGAACTCAGACGGAAGTCCTCACGATGACCGCTCATCACAGGGCTCCACGTAG
- the LOC128448296 gene encoding retinoic acid-induced protein 2 has translation MMEGSRDVSGATTQPQTDKLSAEVGGREVRCKVDDGATPPAPGDSGDSTGLTKGGLSNLLEPPAPSVVTPTAESPGGVSLKVSTTVLHPMCLGESPLMLPIHLQMAGAAGSQLSQMGAAPYLITSQSPVSLPLVLDQQVLQHMNPSVIPQTANCPQLPLHNSILCQNPLTFGLPPAVDQKSAGQTQDANLLSLLQNPAFAAILQDLFSSQAGSSTCQSPGSTFFPLPSLTPPYTSPLAPLVPPATLLVPYPVIIPLPVPLPIPLPIPIPVPQTEDSKGNMPKPVCTVSKSTQTSPKDTTSPSVLSSRYVPLLQPQHVSLSSLPVEEGQVLDLSIRACPVEPKQEFPILQQDSVLDLSVPGVRKKCVQSCNSSGRDRELAFQSSQDTSGTSLSVECTQNLDSKLLGSLASLEFSRQHKWVVDSSSGGPGSLGQEASLGGAGNLEIVSTSQTAKVIVSVKDAIPAILCGKIKGLSGVSTKNFSIKRDGSKGPSLQQLYGVPSASQGEQHDPNDPLKKVPKNRAIKLKKVSSQEIHFLPIKKQRLAALLPRK, from the coding sequence ATGATGGAGGGCAGCCGTGATGTGTCTGGAGCCACAACCCAGCCGCAGACTGACAAGCTCAGCGCAGAGGTCGGAGGAAGAGAGGTCCGTTGTAAAGTGGACGATGGAGCGACGCCACCCGCTCCCGGTGACTCCGGTGACAGCACAGGACTGACCAAAGGAGGCCTCTCTAACCTGCTGGAGCCTCCTGCCCCGTCGGTGGTGACTCCCACCGCCGAGTCTCCAGGAGGCGTGTCGCTGAAAGTTTCCACAACTGTGCTGCACCCAATGTGTCTGGGAGAGAGCCCACTGATGCTGCCCATTCACCTCCAGATGGCTGGAGCAGCCGGGTCCCAGCTCAGCCAAATGGGGGCAGCACCGTACTTGATAACAAGCCAAAGCCCTGTTTCACTTCCCCTGGTCCTGGATCAGCAGGTCCTCCAGCACATGAATCCCTCTGTCATTCCTCAGACCGCTAACTGTCCGCAGCTGCCGCTCCACAACAGCATCCTATGTCAGAATCCTTTGACATTTGGTTTACCTCCAGCTGTTGACCAGAAGTCAGCAGGTCAGACGCAGGATGCtaacctgctctctctcctccagaatCCAGCTTTTGCTGCCATCTTACAGGACCTCTTCTCCTCACAGGCCGGTTCATCCACCTGTCAGTCACCAGGCTCTACCTTCTTCCCCCTCCCTTCGCTCACACCTCCCTACACCTCCCCTCTGGCCCCATTGGTCCCTCCTGCCACACTTCTCGTCCCCTACCCTGTCATCATCCCTCTGCCAGTGCCTCTGCCCATCCCACTCCCCATCCCCATCCCTGTCCCTCAGACTGAGGATTCAAAGGGGAACATGCCAAAACCAGTTTGCACAGTGAGTAAAAGTACTCAGACTTCTCCAAAAGACACTACCTCTCCTTCGGTGTTGTCAAGCAGATACGTGCCCCTGTTGCAGCCACAACATGTGTCCCTGTCCTCACTTCCTGTAGAAGAAGGACAGGTGTTAGATCTGTCCATCAGGGCGTGTCCAGTTGAGCCAAAACAGGAGTTCCCCATCTTGCAGCAGGACAGCGTGCTTGACCTGTCAGTGCCTGGTGTGAGAAAAAAGTGTGTTCAGTCGTGCAACTCCAGTGGACGAGACAGAGAATTAGCTTTCCAGTCCAGTCAGGATACAAGTGGCACTTCACTGTCTGTTGAATGCACTCAGAATTTAGATTCCAAGCTCCTGGGCAGTCTGGCCTCACTGGAGTTCAGCCGGCAGCACAAGTGGGTGGTTGACAGCAGCTCCGGTGGGCCGGGCTCCCTGGGTCAGGAGGCGTCGCTCGGGGGGGCCGGAAACCTCGAGATCGTCAGCACCTCACAGACGGCCAAGGTCATCGTCTCTGTGAAGGACGCCATCCCTGCCATCCTGTGCGGGAAGATAAAAGGTCTCTCAGGCGTCTCCACCAAGAACTTCTCCATCAAACGGGACGGCAGCAAGGGGCCGTCCCTGCAGCAGCTCTATGGAGTGCCGTCGGCGTCCCAGGGAGAGCAGCACGACCCCAACGACCCTCTGAAGAAGGTCCCTAAAAACAGAGCTATCAAATTGAAGAAGGTCAGCTCGCAGGAGATCCACTTCCTCCCCATCAAGAAGCAGCGGCTGGCGGCGCTGCTCCCCAGGAAGTGA
- the LOC128448295 gene encoding sex comb on midleg-like protein 2 isoform X2: protein MGKTQLKDQKDGKKDRPGRTVPPTGTTPATNKDAFTWEEYLKETSSTPAPPSCYRQACVPPSNDFKVGMKLEAHDPRNSTSVCIATVMGLTGVRLRLRLDGSDNSNDFWRLVDSSDIQPIGTCEKNGDMLQPPLGFRMNASSWPMFLLRTLNGAEMAPATAFKKEPPGPPQNNFKPGMKLEAVDKKNPYLICPATIGEVRGDEVFVMFDGWRGAFDYWCKCDSRDIFPVGWCALTKHSLQSPGNSVTLPKNLQSLPVSPSKPSRRSMHSPYRLPNPLPPLPVRKGVRGRRPKSETIALLKAVAEAAAAQNGAVSENTQLVPQPHKKRGPKPGSKRKSKILQGPTQLSSILVPQESPLSLNSVVSTVCVYVNKHGNCGPHLDRKQMQHLPDHFGPGPVNAVLQQVVQSCVDCAYQPKVLLIALQTHSGGGEVVRVRTDGVVRVVKLPSASSASFVLRFLEMMCRHLQCDNLFSSQPFSHYSAYDRNKSVKEEALDAPSLARGSKRSLSGISPLYAAPLSPKHFRTEAHPSEAETLPHEENGLIKEQRYMDSASNSMTPRPQTVRSSSEYHSQASSLYHPGNSTPMRRHSSNPAELGSTQPLRRVEASSTTGPEAAASDRESQQLPSKNPSSWTIEEVMQFIRDADPTALAPHAELFRKHEIDGKALMLLRSDMIMKYMGLKLGPALKLCHHIERLKQGKV, encoded by the exons ATGGGAAAAACCCAGCTAAAAG ATCAGAAAGATGGCAAAAAAGACAGACCAGGAAGAACAGTTCCACCAACCGGTACAACTCCTGCAACAAATAAAG ATGCTTTCACCTGGGAAGAATATCTTAAAGAAACATCATCTACACCGGCTCCTCCAAGCTGTTATCGTCAG GCTTGTGTCCCACCCTCCAATGACTTCAAAGTGGGAATGAAGCTGGAAGCCCACGACCCACGCAACTCCACTTCAGTTTGCATTGCCACAGTGATGGGTCTGACTGGGGTTCGTCTGCGTCTCCGTCTGGATGGAAGCGACAACAGCAATGATTTCTGGAGACTGGTGGATTCCTCTGACATTCAGCCCATCGGCACCTGTGAGAAGAATGGAGACATGTTGCAGCCGCCACTGG GATTTAGGATGAATGCGTCCTCATGGCCCATGTTTCTTTTGAGAACCTTGAATGGAGCAGAAATGGCCCCGGCAACAGCCTTTAAAAAG GAGCCTCCGGGGCCCCCCCAGAACAACTTCAAGCCAGGCATGAAGCTGGAGGCTGTGGACAAGAAGAACCCATACCTCATCTGCCCTGCCACTATTGGGGAAGTAAGGGGTGATGAGGTGTTCGTCATGTTCGACGGCTGGAGGGGTGCCTTCGATTACTGGTGCAAGTGTGACTCCCGGGACATCTTTCCTGTGGGCTGGTGCGCCCTCACCAAGCACAGCCTCCAGTCACCAGGCAACAGTG TGACCCTCCCAAAGAACTTGCAGAGTCTCCCAGTGTCACCCTCCAAGCCCAGCAGGCGTTCCATGCACTCCCCCTACAGACTCCCCAACCCTCTGCCCCCGCTGCCCGTCAGAAAGGGGGTACGAGGCCGTCGGCCCAAGAGCGAAACTATCGCTCTTCTCAAAGCTGTGGCAGAAGCAGCGGCTGCCCAGAATGGAGCCGTATCTGAAAACACGCAGCTTGTACCTCAGCCTCACAAGAAGAGAGGACCCAAACCCGGAAGCAAG AGAAAGTCCAAGATTCTGCAGGGTCCGACACAGCTGTCCAGCATCCTGGTTCCACAGGAAAGCCCCCTGAGTCTCAACTCAGTGGTTTCAACAG tgtgtgtatatgtaaatAAGCATGGAAACTGTGGTCCGCACCTGGACAGGAAGCAGATGCAGCATCTGCCTGACCACTTTGGCCCGGGGCCGGTCAACGCTGTGCTCCAGCAGGTGGTCCAGTCATGTGTGGACTGTGCGTACCAGCCCAAAGTCCTGCTCATTGCCCTGCAGACTcactcaggaggaggagaggttgtcagag TGAGGACGGATGGTGTAGTTCGTGTGGTTAAACTACCTTCAGCTTCCAGTGCTTCCTTCGTGCTGCGGTTCCTGGAGATGATGTGTCGTCATCTGCAATGTGACAACCTGTTCAGCAGCCAACCGTTCAGCCACTACTCTGCCTATGACAGGAACAAGTCAG TGAAAGAAGAGGCATTGGACGCTCCCTCTCTTGCTCGGGGTAGTAAACGCAGTCTCTCTGGAATCTCTCCACTGTATGCAGCCCCTCTGTCTCCTAAACATTTCCGCACAGAAGCCCACCCCTCAGAAG CAGAGACTCTGCCCCATGAGGAGAATGGCCTGATAAAGGAGCAGCGCTACATGGACTCCGCCTCCAACTCCATGACTCCTCGTCCTCAAACAGTGCGGAGTTCTTCAGAGTACCACTCTCAGGCCAGCAGCCTCTACCATCCAGGCAACAGCACTCCCATGCGCCGCCACTCATCTAACCCTGCAGAGCTCGGCTCCACACAGCCTCTCAGACGAGTTGAAG CCAGCTCCACCACCGGCCCTGAGGCTGCAGCGTCTGATCGGGAGAGTCAGCAGCTGCCCAGTAAAAACCCTTCCTCCTGGACCATTGAGGAGGTCATGCAGTTCATCAGGGATGCTGACCCCACAGCATTAGCGCCACATGCTGAACTGTTCAGGAAACAT GAGATTGATGGAAAAGCCCTGATGCTGCTACGGAGCGACATGATCATGAAGTACATGGGTCTGAAGCTGGGGCCTGCACTGAAGTTATGTCACCACATAGAGCGGCTGAAACAAGGCAAAGTGTAG
- the LOC128448295 gene encoding sex comb on midleg-like protein 2 isoform X1 — translation MGKTQLKDQKDGKKDRPGRTVPPTGTTPATNKDAFTWEEYLKETSSTPAPPSCYRQACVPPSNDFKVGMKLEAHDPRNSTSVCIATVMGLTGVRLRLRLDGSDNSNDFWRLVDSSDIQPIGTCEKNGDMLQPPLGFRMNASSWPMFLLRTLNGAEMAPATAFKKEPPGPPQNNFKPGMKLEAVDKKNPYLICPATIGEVRGDEVFVMFDGWRGAFDYWCKCDSRDIFPVGWCALTKHSLQSPGNSVTLPKNLQSLPVSPSKPSRRSMHSPYRLPNPLPPLPVRKGVRGRRPKSETIALLKAVAEAAAAQNGAVSENTQLVPQPHKKRGPKPGSKRKSKILQGPTQLSSILVPQESPLSLNSVVSTVCVYVNKHGNCGPHLDRKQMQHLPDHFGPGPVNAVLQQVVQSCVDCAYQPKVLLIALQTHSGGGEVVRVRTDGVVRVVKLPSASSASFVLRFLEMMCRHLQCDNLFSSQPFSHYSAYDRNKSVKEEALDAPSLARGSKRSLSGISPLYAAPLSPKHFRTEAHPSEAETLPHEENGLIKEQRYMDSASNSMTPRPQTVRSSSEYHSQASSLYHPGNSTPMRRHSSNPAELGSTQPLRRVEAASSTTGPEAAASDRESQQLPSKNPSSWTIEEVMQFIRDADPTALAPHAELFRKHEIDGKALMLLRSDMIMKYMGLKLGPALKLCHHIERLKQGKV, via the exons ATGGGAAAAACCCAGCTAAAAG ATCAGAAAGATGGCAAAAAAGACAGACCAGGAAGAACAGTTCCACCAACCGGTACAACTCCTGCAACAAATAAAG ATGCTTTCACCTGGGAAGAATATCTTAAAGAAACATCATCTACACCGGCTCCTCCAAGCTGTTATCGTCAG GCTTGTGTCCCACCCTCCAATGACTTCAAAGTGGGAATGAAGCTGGAAGCCCACGACCCACGCAACTCCACTTCAGTTTGCATTGCCACAGTGATGGGTCTGACTGGGGTTCGTCTGCGTCTCCGTCTGGATGGAAGCGACAACAGCAATGATTTCTGGAGACTGGTGGATTCCTCTGACATTCAGCCCATCGGCACCTGTGAGAAGAATGGAGACATGTTGCAGCCGCCACTGG GATTTAGGATGAATGCGTCCTCATGGCCCATGTTTCTTTTGAGAACCTTGAATGGAGCAGAAATGGCCCCGGCAACAGCCTTTAAAAAG GAGCCTCCGGGGCCCCCCCAGAACAACTTCAAGCCAGGCATGAAGCTGGAGGCTGTGGACAAGAAGAACCCATACCTCATCTGCCCTGCCACTATTGGGGAAGTAAGGGGTGATGAGGTGTTCGTCATGTTCGACGGCTGGAGGGGTGCCTTCGATTACTGGTGCAAGTGTGACTCCCGGGACATCTTTCCTGTGGGCTGGTGCGCCCTCACCAAGCACAGCCTCCAGTCACCAGGCAACAGTG TGACCCTCCCAAAGAACTTGCAGAGTCTCCCAGTGTCACCCTCCAAGCCCAGCAGGCGTTCCATGCACTCCCCCTACAGACTCCCCAACCCTCTGCCCCCGCTGCCCGTCAGAAAGGGGGTACGAGGCCGTCGGCCCAAGAGCGAAACTATCGCTCTTCTCAAAGCTGTGGCAGAAGCAGCGGCTGCCCAGAATGGAGCCGTATCTGAAAACACGCAGCTTGTACCTCAGCCTCACAAGAAGAGAGGACCCAAACCCGGAAGCAAG AGAAAGTCCAAGATTCTGCAGGGTCCGACACAGCTGTCCAGCATCCTGGTTCCACAGGAAAGCCCCCTGAGTCTCAACTCAGTGGTTTCAACAG tgtgtgtatatgtaaatAAGCATGGAAACTGTGGTCCGCACCTGGACAGGAAGCAGATGCAGCATCTGCCTGACCACTTTGGCCCGGGGCCGGTCAACGCTGTGCTCCAGCAGGTGGTCCAGTCATGTGTGGACTGTGCGTACCAGCCCAAAGTCCTGCTCATTGCCCTGCAGACTcactcaggaggaggagaggttgtcagag TGAGGACGGATGGTGTAGTTCGTGTGGTTAAACTACCTTCAGCTTCCAGTGCTTCCTTCGTGCTGCGGTTCCTGGAGATGATGTGTCGTCATCTGCAATGTGACAACCTGTTCAGCAGCCAACCGTTCAGCCACTACTCTGCCTATGACAGGAACAAGTCAG TGAAAGAAGAGGCATTGGACGCTCCCTCTCTTGCTCGGGGTAGTAAACGCAGTCTCTCTGGAATCTCTCCACTGTATGCAGCCCCTCTGTCTCCTAAACATTTCCGCACAGAAGCCCACCCCTCAGAAG CAGAGACTCTGCCCCATGAGGAGAATGGCCTGATAAAGGAGCAGCGCTACATGGACTCCGCCTCCAACTCCATGACTCCTCGTCCTCAAACAGTGCGGAGTTCTTCAGAGTACCACTCTCAGGCCAGCAGCCTCTACCATCCAGGCAACAGCACTCCCATGCGCCGCCACTCATCTAACCCTGCAGAGCTCGGCTCCACACAGCCTCTCAGACGAGTTGAAG CAGCCAGCTCCACCACCGGCCCTGAGGCTGCAGCGTCTGATCGGGAGAGTCAGCAGCTGCCCAGTAAAAACCCTTCCTCCTGGACCATTGAGGAGGTCATGCAGTTCATCAGGGATGCTGACCCCACAGCATTAGCGCCACATGCTGAACTGTTCAGGAAACAT GAGATTGATGGAAAAGCCCTGATGCTGCTACGGAGCGACATGATCATGAAGTACATGGGTCTGAAGCTGGGGCCTGCACTGAAGTTATGTCACCACATAGAGCGGCTGAAACAAGGCAAAGTGTAG